A single region of the Biomphalaria glabrata chromosome 15, xgBioGlab47.1, whole genome shotgun sequence genome encodes:
- the LOC129923175 gene encoding variant surface antigen E-like has translation MHNKLSSDSTNMRNKLLSDSTNTHNKLSSDSTNMLNKLSSDSTNTHNKLSSDSTNMRNNLSSDPTNMHNNLSSDSTNMRNNLSSDSTNMHNNLSSDSTNMRNNLSSDPTNMRNNLSSDSTITNIYTTHWHEVQRTHTRPTVIRLNEHKHTRPTVIRLNEHKHTRPTSIRLNEHKHKRPTAIRLNEHKHTRPTAIRLNEHKHTRPTAIRLNEHKHTRPTAITLNEHKHTRPTVIRLNEHKHTRPTAIRLNEHKHTRPTAIRLNEHKHTRPTAIIVFIKHYRSVILSQKSKESAHARKAYMWLRASNLTNRDKAISAHTCIQNTQMTKLICGKYCKDPSLKEGMHTANESQTTTRRW, from the coding sequence ATGCACAATAAACTGTCATCAGACTCAACGAACATGCGCAATAAATTGTTATCAGATTCAACGAACACGCACAATAAACTGTCATCAGACTCAACGAACATGCTCAATAAACTATCATCAGACTCAACGAACACGCACAATAAACTGTCATCAGACTCAACGAACATGCGCAATAACCTGTCATCAGACCCAACAAACATGCACAATAACCTGTCATCAGACTCAACGAACATGCGCAATAACCTGTCATCAGACTCAACAAACATGCACAATAACCTGTCATCAGACTCAACGAACATGCGCAATAACCTGTCATCAGACCCAACGAACATGCGCAATAACCTGTCATCAGACTCAACGATCACGAATATATATACAACACACTGGCATGAGGTGCAACGAACACATACACGACCAACTGTCATTAGACTTAACGAACACAAACATACACGACCAACTGTCATCAGACTCAACGAACACAAACATACACGACCAACTTCCATCAGACTCAACGAACACAAACATAAACGACCAACTGCCATCAGACTCAACGAACACAAACATACACGACCAACTGCCATCAGACTCAACGAACACAAACATACACGACCAACTGCCATCAGACTCAACGAACACAAACATACACGACCAACTGCCATCACACTCAACGAACACAAACATACACGACCAACTGTCATTAGACTTAACGAACACAAACATACACGACCAACTGCCATCAGACTCAACGAACACAAACATACACGACCAACTGCCATCAGACTCAACGAACACAAACATACACGACCAACTGCCATAATCGTCTTCATCAAGCACTATCGAAGCGTCATATTGAGTCAAAAGTCAAAAGAATCTGCGCATGCGCGTAAAGCGTATATGTGGTTAAGAGCGAGTAACTTAACGAATAGGGATAAGGCAATCTCTGCACACACTTGCATACAAAATACTCAGATGACAAAACTAATTTGTGGTAAGTACTGTAAGGATCCCTCACTTAAAGAAGGAATGCACACAGCTAATGAGTCTCAAACTACAACCCGCAGATGGTGA